One Dunckerocampus dactyliophorus isolate RoL2022-P2 chromosome 18, RoL_Ddac_1.1, whole genome shotgun sequence genomic region harbors:
- the si:ch211-51c14.1 gene encoding protein kinase C and casein kinase substrate in neurons protein 3 → MSTLPPADVSREDANNRSFWMPGNYQRTVKRTEDAFQACNDIVACFQERARVERQYAQQLSEWSLKWKPVVDSTPLYGSLLKAWRSFLSSADRLASLHASICRSLVMEDGEQVKTWQKDAFHKKLFGGFKESQDAEMGFARAQKPWAKRLKKLDKASRAYHKASRKEHAARERETRAQGNPDMAADKQKKIREDREVVQQEAEKVRARYEKVLEEANRYAPRYMEEMEAIFDQSQDEERKRIVFLKQAFLSFDKHLDVTTNESVREVYSELHNTVTAIDEQEDLRWWKNNHGPGMPTDWPHFQEWTPEKKSKKGKKEVEQKGTLEKNEVLKISGVRVRALYDYVGQETDELSFKAGEEFVKTEEEDDQGWCRGVKDGGCEGLYPANYVEVV, encoded by the exons ATGTCAACGTTGCCGCCAGCAGATGTCAGTCGCGAAGATGCTAACAACCGCAGCTTCTGGATG CCAGGCAACTACCAGCGCACGGTGAAGCGGACCGAGGACGCCTTCCAAGCGTGCAATGACATCGTAGCGTGCTTCCAGGAGAGGGCGCGCGTGGAACGCCAGTATGCCCAGCAGCTCAGCGAGTGGAGCCTCAAATGGAAGCCCGTGGTGGACTCCA CGCCTCTGTACGGGTCCCTGCTGAAGGCCTGGCGGTCGTTCCTGTCCTCCGCTGACCGCCTGGCCTCCCTGCATGCCTCCATCTGCCGCTCCCTGGTGATGGAGGACGGAGAGCAGGTCAAGACCTGGCAGAAGGACGCCTTCCACAAGAAGCTCTTTGGAGGCTTCAAGGAGTCCCAGGACGCGGAGATGGGCTTTGCCAGGGCTCAGAAGCCGTGGGCCAAACGGCTAAAGAAG CTGGACAAAGCCAGCCGTGCGTACCACAAGGCCAGCCGTAAGGAGCACGCTGCTAGGGAGCGCGAGACGCGCGCTCAAGGAAACCCGGACATGGCCGCTGACAAGCAGAAGAAGATCCGGGAGGACAGGGAAGTGGTCCAACAGGAGGCTGAGAAA GTCCGAGCCCGCTACGAGAAGGTTCTGGAGGAGGCCAACCGCTATGCTCCTCGCTACatggaggagatggaggccatCTTTGACCAGTCGCAGGATGAAGAGCGAAAGAGGATCGTCTTTCTCAAACAAGCCTTCCTCTCCTTTGACAAGCACCTTGACGTCACTACCAATGAGAG CGTGAGAGAAGTGTACAGCGAGCTACACAACACAGTGACGGCTATCGACGAGCAGGAGGACCTACGATGGTGGAAGAACAACCATGGACCTGGCATGCCCACCGACTGGCCGCACTTCCAG GAATGGACGCCtgagaagaaaagcaaaaaagggAAGAAGGAAGTTGAGCAGAAAGGAACGCTAGAGAAGAA CGAGGTGCTGAAGATCAGCGGCGTGAGGGTGAGGGCGCTGTACGACTACGTGGGCCAGGAGACGGACGAGCTGTCCTTCAAAGCAG GCGAAGAGTTTGTGAAGACGGAGGAAGAGGACGACCAGGGCTGGTGTCGGGGGGTGAAGGACGGCGGCTGCGAGGGGCTGTACCCCGCTAATTATGTAGAGGTGGTTTAa